The Gemmatimonadota bacterium genome has a segment encoding these proteins:
- a CDS encoding glutamine synthetase III, which yields MASSSRKAALTSIANRLPKGSATPAGTVAEYFGINTFGARQMRAKLPKDVFAKLQSAIRHGKKLDIEIAPTVAQAIKEWAISRGASHFTHWFLPQTGMTAEKHDAFLTFDENKSAIEQFSGAQLIQSEPDASSFPSGGLRATWEARGYTAWNPASPVFIVESGNVRTLCIPSVFIGYNGEALDEMTPLLRSSDILSEKAIKLLSLIGDKGVDRVGTTLGPEQEYFLIDRTHFALRPDLVMANRTLLGAPPPRGQQLEDHYFGGIPERIQACIAEVEHELYKLGVPIMTRHNEVAPCQFEMAPLFEETDLAVDHNQLVMSVLRRVAMRHGLQAILHEKPFAGVNGSGKHCNWSMSISSDNELDGLNLLRPGKTPHQNVRFLLFLAAVLKGVHKHAGVLRAGIGTSGNEHRLGANEAPPAIISVFMGATLTRLIEDIAAGKQAGKGAAEALISLGVAKLPEIEKDNTDRNRTSPFAFTGNKFEFRAVGASQAIAWPVTIVNAAVAEAIEELTEQLAAELKKTKKVDDAILKVVRAAFRSTSAVRFEGNNYSDAWVKEAEKRGLLNLRRTPEALAQLQTPRAKTLFTELGILSKEELESRYHIRMERYVKDMLIEMHTLKEMVDTMILPAVYGYQGSLARGAAEAKAAGIKEIASVDRANEVGALAKKLKAERDTLAKLIDKAEHMHEDLEGCGKLVTGAGADAMAKVRDCSDALELLVSDDAWPLPKYREMLFPV from the coding sequence ATGGCCAGCTCGTCCCGAAAGGCAGCACTCACCTCCATCGCCAACAGGCTCCCCAAGGGGTCGGCGACCCCGGCCGGCACCGTCGCCGAGTATTTCGGCATCAACACGTTCGGCGCCCGGCAGATGCGCGCCAAGCTGCCCAAGGACGTGTTCGCCAAGCTTCAGTCGGCGATTCGCCACGGCAAGAAGCTCGATATCGAGATCGCCCCGACGGTCGCCCAGGCCATCAAGGAGTGGGCGATCTCGCGCGGCGCGTCGCACTTCACGCACTGGTTCCTCCCGCAGACCGGGATGACCGCCGAGAAGCACGACGCCTTCCTCACCTTTGACGAGAACAAGTCGGCGATCGAGCAGTTCTCGGGCGCGCAGCTCATCCAGTCGGAGCCGGACGCCTCGTCGTTCCCCAGCGGTGGCTTGCGGGCCACGTGGGAAGCGCGCGGGTATACGGCCTGGAACCCGGCCTCCCCGGTCTTCATCGTGGAGTCCGGCAATGTCCGCACGTTGTGCATCCCGTCGGTCTTCATCGGCTACAACGGTGAGGCACTCGACGAGATGACGCCGCTGCTGCGCTCGTCGGACATCCTGAGCGAGAAGGCGATCAAGCTGCTTTCCCTGATTGGCGACAAGGGGGTCGACCGCGTCGGCACGACCCTTGGCCCCGAGCAGGAGTACTTCCTGATCGACCGCACGCACTTCGCGTTGCGCCCCGACCTCGTGATGGCCAACCGCACCCTGCTCGGCGCCCCGCCCCCGCGTGGCCAGCAGCTCGAGGACCACTACTTCGGTGGCATCCCGGAGCGCATCCAGGCCTGCATCGCCGAGGTGGAGCACGAGTTGTACAAGCTCGGTGTGCCCATCATGACGCGGCACAACGAGGTCGCGCCGTGCCAGTTCGAGATGGCGCCGCTCTTCGAGGAAACCGACCTCGCCGTCGACCACAACCAGCTCGTCATGTCCGTGTTGCGCCGCGTCGCCATGCGGCACGGGCTGCAGGCCATCCTGCACGAAAAGCCGTTTGCCGGCGTGAACGGATCGGGCAAGCACTGCAACTGGTCGATGTCGATCTCGTCGGACAACGAACTCGACGGCCTCAACCTGCTGCGCCCGGGCAAGACGCCGCACCAGAACGTGCGCTTTCTCCTGTTCCTGGCAGCGGTGCTCAAGGGAGTACATAAGCACGCCGGGGTGTTGCGCGCGGGGATCGGGACCTCGGGCAACGAGCACCGGCTGGGCGCCAACGAGGCCCCGCCGGCGATCATCTCGGTCTTCATGGGCGCCACGTTGACGCGCCTCATCGAGGACATCGCCGCCGGCAAGCAGGCGGGCAAGGGAGCGGCCGAGGCCCTCATCTCGCTGGGCGTCGCCAAGCTCCCGGAGATCGAGAAGGACAACACCGACCGCAACCGCACGTCGCCGTTTGCCTTCACGGGGAACAAGTTCGAGTTCCGCGCGGTCGGTGCGTCGCAGGCGATTGCCTGGCCGGTGACGATCGTGAACGCCGCCGTCGCCGAGGCGATCGAGGAACTCACGGAGCAGCTGGCCGCGGAGCTCAAGAAGACCAAGAAGGTCGACGACGCGATCCTCAAGGTCGTGCGCGCCGCCTTCCGCTCGACGAGCGCCGTGCGCTTTGAGGGGAACAACTACTCCGATGCGTGGGTGAAGGAGGCCGAGAAGCGCGGCCTGCTCAACCTGCGCCGCACGCCGGAAGCCCTCGCGCAGCTGCAGACCCCGCGGGCCAAGACGTTGTTCACGGAACTCGGCATCCTCAGCAAGGAGGAGTTGGAGTCACGGTATCACATCCGCATGGAGCGCTACGTCAAGGACATGCTGATCGAGATGCACACGCTGAAGGAGATGGTCGACACGATGATCCTCCCGGCGGTCTACGGCTATCAGGGGAGCCTGGCCCGTGGCGCAGCGGAAGCGAAGGCGGCAGGGATCAAGGAAATCGCGTCCGTCGATCGCGCCAACGAGGTGGGAGCGCTGGCGAAGAAGCTCAAGGCGGAGCGCGACACGCTCGCGAAGTTGATCGACAAGGCCGAGCACATGCACGAGGATCTGGAAGGGTGCGGCAAGCTGGTCACCGGTGCTGGTGCGGACGCCATGGCCAAGGTCCGCGACTGCAGCGACGCGTTGGAGCTGCTGGTGTCGGACGACGCGTGGCCGCTGCCGAAGTACCGCGAGATGTTGTTCCCGGTCTGA
- a CDS encoding DUF882 domain-containing protein, which produces MRRILIVLGALVGVVLLAVGAAQVRTWWRATGTTTGALDIPAVAEVREVASTLGVPDSMFGRSGALRVRTVTPAEALRIPGFLDVLGERALHVAAAHAVPLPGGDTFHYVVLRPFADKKGDVLNGYRLGRWPAERWIMSRSYFNPDGFVEVTAANAAISLTPHLTLGDFVTHDQRDRWPKYVVLEEKLLDKVELILRELNAKGIPTGTVRVLSGFRAPYYNDRGAGEGMARSSRHQYGDAIDLIIDDDANGRMDDLNKDGRVDMRDTEVISLALARVDRAHPELRGGLGTYAAMGPSGPFVHIDVRGTSARWEGRR; this is translated from the coding sequence GTGCGACGGATCCTCATTGTGCTCGGCGCCCTGGTCGGCGTCGTGCTGCTCGCGGTCGGCGCTGCCCAGGTGCGTACCTGGTGGCGGGCCACCGGCACGACCACTGGCGCGCTCGACATCCCCGCCGTCGCCGAGGTGCGCGAGGTGGCGTCGACGTTAGGCGTGCCGGACTCGATGTTCGGGCGCAGCGGCGCGTTGCGGGTGCGCACCGTGACCCCGGCCGAGGCGCTGCGCATCCCGGGATTCCTCGACGTGCTGGGTGAACGCGCCCTGCACGTGGCGGCCGCCCACGCCGTGCCGCTGCCCGGTGGCGATACGTTTCACTATGTGGTGCTTCGACCCTTTGCCGACAAGAAGGGCGATGTGCTGAATGGCTACCGTCTGGGCCGGTGGCCGGCGGAACGCTGGATCATGTCGCGCAGCTACTTCAACCCGGACGGCTTTGTCGAGGTCACGGCGGCGAACGCGGCCATCTCGTTGACCCCGCACCTCACGCTCGGTGACTTCGTGACGCACGACCAACGCGACCGTTGGCCAAAGTACGTCGTGCTGGAAGAGAAGCTCCTGGACAAGGTGGAGCTGATCCTGCGGGAGCTGAACGCGAAGGGAATTCCCACCGGCACGGTCCGTGTGCTGTCGGGCTTTCGTGCACCGTACTACAACGACCGTGGCGCTGGCGAAGGAATGGCGCGGTCCAGCCGGCACCAGTACGGAGATGCGATCGACCTGATCATCGATGACGATGCGAACGGGCGCATGGACGACCTGAACAAGGATGGTCGGGTTGACATGCGCGACACCGAGGTGATTTCCCTCGCGCTGGCGCGGGTCGACCGCGCGCATCCGGAACTCCGCGGTGGCCTCGGAACGTATGCAGCGATGGGGCCGAGCGGCCCGTTCGTGCACATCGACGTGCGCGGGACAAGTGCACGCTGGGAAGGGCGCAGGTAG
- the ggt gene encoding gamma-glutamyltransferase: protein MRHLRPILIVAALATRPGAAQELMRPDVTGRFAALTSDHSLATAAGSEVLRRGGNAVDAAIAMAGVLAVVRPHMNGVGGDLFMLYREAKSGRVYALNGSGAAGSGATPQAFAAKGLKDVPGTGIMSVSVPGAVRAWEDALRRFGRTTLATALAPAIRYAEGGFAVSTRLSLDIGSEVRKVSNDPELARTFLVDGKAPVPGTLLVQKELAASLRRIATGGAAALYTGPLARTIGGFIEREGGFVTVADLGRHRSEWTDPIRTTYLEKTVLAFPPNTQGVTFLQMLNLASQEDITAMGRNTADYIHTLVEGAKLAYADRDRLIADPRVTPVPTDRLLSMDYAREQARRIRRDTVVAPTAGEGRDGNGDTVYLSVIDKDGNAVSLIQSLFAAFGSGRMVPGTGIVLHNRGSLYELDPSHPNIIAPGKRPFHTLSPAMVLNADGSVAMVLGTPGGDGQPQTLMQILNNVLRFGMTPQQAVEASRWRVYGVGRLGVEPGIEEGVRKALMARGHQVQVQPPSAEFGGAQMIYVHPKSKTLWVGSDFRREAFGLAW from the coding sequence ATGCGCCACCTCCGCCCCATCCTGATCGTTGCAGCTCTCGCTACCCGTCCGGGAGCGGCCCAGGAGCTCATGCGGCCCGACGTGACCGGGCGCTTCGCGGCCCTCACGTCCGATCACTCGCTGGCCACGGCGGCCGGGTCCGAGGTGCTGCGACGTGGCGGCAATGCGGTGGATGCCGCCATTGCCATGGCGGGGGTTTTGGCGGTGGTGCGACCCCACATGAATGGCGTCGGGGGCGACCTCTTCATGTTGTACCGCGAGGCGAAGTCCGGACGGGTCTACGCGCTGAACGGCTCGGGGGCCGCGGGGTCGGGTGCCACGCCGCAGGCGTTCGCGGCAAAGGGGCTCAAGGATGTCCCGGGGACCGGGATCATGTCCGTCTCGGTGCCCGGCGCGGTGCGCGCGTGGGAGGATGCCCTGCGCCGTTTCGGTAGGACGACGCTGGCCACAGCCCTGGCCCCGGCAATCCGGTATGCCGAGGGTGGTTTCGCGGTATCCACGCGGCTCTCGCTCGACATTGGGTCGGAAGTGCGGAAGGTCTCCAACGATCCGGAGCTGGCGCGCACCTTCCTGGTGGACGGGAAGGCGCCGGTGCCCGGGACGCTCCTGGTGCAGAAGGAGCTGGCGGCGTCGCTGCGGCGCATTGCGACGGGTGGTGCCGCCGCGCTGTACACCGGCCCTCTGGCCCGTACGATCGGCGGCTTCATCGAGCGCGAAGGCGGGTTCGTCACCGTGGCGGACCTCGGCCGCCACCGCTCGGAATGGACGGACCCGATCCGCACGACCTACCTTGAAAAGACAGTCCTCGCGTTTCCGCCGAATACCCAGGGGGTGACGTTCCTGCAGATGCTGAACCTCGCGTCGCAGGAGGACATCACAGCGATGGGGCGCAACACCGCGGACTACATTCACACGTTGGTCGAGGGCGCCAAACTGGCGTATGCTGACCGGGACCGACTCATCGCCGACCCGCGCGTGACGCCGGTGCCCACGGATCGGTTGCTGTCGATGGACTACGCGCGTGAGCAGGCGCGGCGCATCCGCCGCGACACGGTCGTCGCCCCCACGGCCGGCGAGGGGCGCGACGGAAACGGCGACACGGTCTACCTGAGCGTGATCGACAAGGACGGCAACGCGGTCTCGCTCATCCAGAGCCTCTTCGCGGCGTTCGGCAGCGGGCGCATGGTTCCCGGTACAGGGATCGTGCTCCACAATCGCGGCTCGCTCTACGAACTGGATCCCAGCCACCCGAACATCATTGCGCCGGGGAAACGCCCGTTCCACACCCTGAGCCCGGCGATGGTGCTCAACGCCGACGGGAGCGTGGCGATGGTCCTGGGCACCCCCGGTGGTGACGGGCAGCCGCAGACCCTGATGCAGATCCTGAACAACGTCCTGCGCTTCGGGATGACGCCGCAACAGGCGGTGGAAGCGTCACGCTGGCGGGTGTACGGTGTGGGCCGGCTTGGGGTGGAACCGGGGATCGAGGAAGGCGTACGAAAGGCCCTTATGGCGCGTGGCCACCAGGTGCAGGTGCAGCCCCCGAGCGCGGAGTTTGGCGGTGCCCAGATGATCTACGTGCATCCGAAGTCGAAGACCCTGTGGGTGGGATCGGACTTCCGGCGCGAGGCGTTCGGCCTGGCGTGGTAG